A region from the Armatimonadota bacterium genome encodes:
- a CDS encoding ABC-2 family transporter protein gives MRAYWAIISARFRTLLQYRAAAVAGFGTQLFWGLIRVMIFAAFYRSTKSSQPMTFPEVVTYIWLGQALFAMLPWSMDGDIRAMMRTGTVAYELLRPMDLYWTWYCRAIAMRIAPTLLRAIPLVIIAMPFLGMKLPASVGSGIAWAAATVGALAVGCAITNLVSVSLFWTISGEGVSRLIPVAVWVFSGAIIPLPLLPGWAQSVLYALPFRDLVDTPFRLYLGHIPACDIWYVLARQAVWTVAMVTLGRWVMARGTRMLVVQGG, from the coding sequence ATGAGGGCATACTGGGCGATAATAAGCGCGAGGTTTCGCACGCTGCTGCAGTATCGCGCGGCTGCGGTCGCAGGGTTCGGGACTCAGCTTTTTTGGGGACTGATCCGGGTGATGATATTTGCTGCGTTTTACCGTTCTACAAAGTCGAGCCAGCCGATGACATTCCCGGAGGTGGTGACATACATCTGGCTGGGCCAGGCGCTGTTTGCCATGCTGCCATGGAGCATGGACGGTGACATCCGGGCAATGATGCGCACAGGGACAGTGGCTTATGAACTGCTTCGCCCTATGGACCTCTACTGGACATGGTATTGCCGGGCGATAGCGATGCGTATTGCCCCCACCCTGCTCCGAGCCATTCCGCTGGTGATTATCGCAATGCCGTTCCTTGGAATGAAACTGCCGGCATCGGTCGGGTCGGGAATTGCATGGGCCGCTGCGACTGTCGGGGCGCTGGCTGTCGGATGCGCGATTACCAATCTAGTATCGGTCTCGCTCTTTTGGACGATCTCGGGTGAGGGTGTGAGCCGTTTGATCCCGGTAGCCGTGTGGGTGTTTTCGGGCGCGATAATCCCGCTGCCGCTGCTGCCCGGATGGGCTCAAAGCGTGCTTTATGCGCTGCCGTTCAGAGACCTGGTCGATACACCTTTCAGGCTCTACCTGGGACACATCCCCGCATGCGATATATGGTATGTGCTGGCGCGCCAAGCCGTCTGGACGGTTGCAATGGTAACTCTGGGGCGATGGGTTATGGCTCGCGGCACTCGTATGCTGGTGGTGCAGGGGGGCTGA
- a CDS encoding ABC-2 family transporter protein, producing MTGTIGLYIKYVAIAIRAQMQYRLSFVMSAIGNLLGTAMEFLMMWALFDRFKTLNGWSLPEAAVIYGIVHVAFAIGETIPRGFDVFPGMIKSGDFDRILLRPRNTVLQILGQEIQFSKVGRLAQGLCVLLWGASALHIIWTPAKIALTIGAIIGGVCFFFGLFVLQATMAFWTIDSLEIINTLTDGGVETAQFPISIYRPWFRRFFTFVVPLAFVNYFPSLAILDRPENATLPALLSWIAPGVGVAFLIVCLQAWKIGVRHYCSTGS from the coding sequence ATGACCGGCACAATTGGACTTTATATTAAATATGTGGCTATTGCGATACGCGCCCAGATGCAGTATCGATTGTCATTTGTTATGAGCGCTATCGGGAACCTCTTGGGCACTGCAATGGAGTTCCTGATGATGTGGGCTCTGTTTGACAGGTTCAAAACCCTAAACGGCTGGAGCTTGCCTGAGGCGGCTGTAATATACGGGATAGTCCATGTAGCGTTTGCTATAGGCGAGACAATTCCGCGGGGATTCGATGTATTCCCTGGGATGATTAAATCGGGTGACTTCGACCGCATCTTGCTCCGTCCACGAAACACTGTGCTTCAAATACTAGGCCAGGAAATTCAATTTAGCAAAGTAGGACGTCTTGCGCAGGGTCTGTGTGTACTCCTCTGGGGCGCAAGCGCTCTGCATATTATCTGGACACCTGCGAAGATTGCACTGACAATTGGCGCTATTATCGGCGGGGTATGCTTCTTCTTTGGACTCTTCGTGCTGCAGGCTACCATGGCATTCTGGACCATAGACAGCCTGGAGATTATAAATACTCTAACAGACGGCGGGGTAGAGACTGCTCAGTTTCCTATCTCCATCTACAGACCATGGTTCAGACGGTTTTTCACTTTTGTGGTGCCGCTGGCATTCGTTAACTACTTTCCCTCACTTGCCATATTGGACCGGCCAGAAAATGCGACGCTGCCCGCCCTGCTGTCATGGATTGCTCCAGGAGTCGGGGTAGCTTTCTTGATTGTATGTCTGCAAGCCTGGAAGATAGGGGTCAGGCATTACTGCTCCACAGGCAGCTAA
- a CDS encoding lipoprotein produces the protein MHKIRFSLIAIVLLAILTTLLAGCGRKGLVKVNGEKVSKDEFYSRLEQVPVQTQQGTKMAGQYVIEQIIGEKLVQGLAKKEGVAPTEDQIEKKITAIKKESGGDLAKVLAQRGMTMDDLKKQLTIQQALVNVVSKGVTVPDADVKKAYEQALAAKNSPFKRPAQVFMSVIVSSDKNAVDKAYKMISDGTDFNTVAMQTNDIPVLKQSQGKLGWVSRDDTMFGTQVRKYAFSLDIGKTTKPFKDDNKWVILRAERKRPQRIQKYNDVKDMIREQIAVAKGSQTGTFREDLQKFTKESDIVVNAERYKGIVDNIKKEATKSLEEKLNPTTGKTPVAK, from the coding sequence ATGCACAAGATTAGATTTAGTCTGATCGCTATAGTGTTGCTGGCAATATTGACCACTTTACTTGCAGGCTGCGGCAGGAAGGGCCTGGTGAAGGTAAACGGCGAGAAAGTCTCGAAAGATGAGTTCTATTCAAGACTCGAGCAAGTGCCGGTCCAGACTCAGCAGGGCACAAAGATGGCGGGCCAGTATGTGATCGAACAGATAATTGGCGAGAAGCTCGTTCAGGGACTTGCTAAGAAAGAAGGCGTTGCGCCGACTGAGGACCAGATCGAGAAAAAGATTACAGCGATCAAAAAAGAGAGCGGCGGTGATCTTGCCAAAGTCCTTGCCCAGCGTGGCATGACAATGGACGATCTCAAGAAGCAGCTTACGATTCAGCAGGCGCTCGTGAATGTTGTTTCCAAAGGCGTCACGGTTCCCGATGCTGATGTCAAGAAGGCATATGAACAGGCTCTTGCCGCTAAGAACTCACCGTTCAAGCGCCCGGCTCAGGTGTTTATGAGCGTTATAGTCAGCTCCGACAAGAACGCAGTTGATAAGGCATACAAGATGATATCCGACGGCACTGATTTCAATACAGTTGCCATGCAGACAAACGATATTCCAGTGTTAAAGCAGAGCCAGGGCAAGTTAGGTTGGGTTAGCAGAGATGATACCATGTTCGGTACACAGGTGCGTAAATATGCTTTCTCGCTGGATATAGGAAAAACTACGAAGCCATTTAAGGATGACAACAAGTGGGTTATTCTTAGGGCCGAGCGCAAACGACCGCAGCGTATTCAGAAATACAATGACGTAAAGGACATGATCCGCGAGCAGATAGCCGTTGCCAAGGGTTCGCAGACCGGCACATTCCGCGAGGACCTGCAGAAGTTCACCAAGGAATCGGATATCGTAGTCAATGCCGAGAGATACAAGGGCATAGTAGATAATATCAAGAAGGAAGCCACTAAGAGCCTGGAAGAAAAGCTCAATCCGACTACCGGCAAAACGCCGGTTGCCAAGTAA